In Flagellatimonas centrodinii, a single window of DNA contains:
- the ppk1 gene encoding polyphosphate kinase 1, translated as MFDPSTDKRSAVDYAANELYLNRELSLLEFNRRVLMQARDERVPLLERLKFLCIASSNLDEFFEIRVAGLQQMAELNPNTRSADGLTPAEVLSAISERAHSLVAEQYRIFNDEILPALEQEQIRFLRRSEWTPEQDAWLRSYFHSDLLPVLSPIGLDPAHPFPRILNKSLNFIVQLSGKDAFGRNTGFAIVQAPRALPRLIQLPRNVPGTGPHDFVFLSSVIHAYVDDLFPGMEAGGCFQFRVTRNADLLVDEEDAEDLLEALEGELSQRQWGDTVRLEVAHNCSEALWQYLMDETQLTAADVYQVNGPVNLSRLMAVPDLIDRPELKYPPHTPRVPKALSGDLFAAIRERDVLLHHPYDAFLPVLELLRQSARDPKVLAIKQTLYRTGAKSPVVDALCDAARNGKEVTVVIELRARFDEADNIDLAERLQEVGAHVLYGVVGYKTHAKMCLVVRREEPGSDGTGGLRYYAHLGTGNYHPKTARLYTDYGLFTTDPVMCRDVHAVFLQLTSLGKVIKLNRLLQSPFTLNKGMHDRIEREIAQAQAGKPARLIAKMNALVEPEIIRKLYQASQAGVQVDLIVRGMCSLRPGVPGMSENIRVRSIIGRFLEHHRVFYFHNGGAAEVWLSSADWMERNLFRRVEIAFPVLDKALRKRLVEHLEAYLADTAQSWVLQSDGTYERPEADDVPPVQSVMMEGGL; from the coding sequence ATGTTCGATCCGTCGACTGACAAAAGGAGTGCCGTGGACTACGCGGCCAACGAGCTGTACCTGAACCGGGAACTGTCGCTGCTGGAGTTCAACCGGCGGGTGCTGATGCAGGCGCGCGACGAGCGTGTGCCCCTGCTGGAACGACTGAAGTTTCTCTGTATTGCCAGCTCCAACCTCGACGAATTTTTCGAGATTCGCGTGGCCGGCCTGCAGCAGATGGCCGAACTGAACCCGAACACGCGCTCGGCCGACGGTCTGACCCCGGCCGAGGTGCTGTCGGCCATCAGCGAGCGGGCGCATTCGCTGGTCGCCGAGCAGTACCGCATCTTCAACGACGAGATCCTGCCGGCCCTGGAGCAGGAGCAGATCCGTTTCCTGCGTCGCTCGGAATGGACGCCGGAACAGGATGCCTGGCTCCGGAGCTACTTCCATAGTGATCTGCTGCCGGTGTTGTCGCCGATCGGTCTCGACCCGGCACACCCGTTTCCGCGGATTCTCAACAAATCGCTGAACTTCATCGTGCAGCTGTCGGGCAAGGATGCGTTCGGCCGCAATACCGGGTTTGCCATCGTCCAGGCGCCGCGGGCACTACCGCGGTTGATCCAGTTGCCGCGCAACGTGCCGGGCACCGGGCCGCACGACTTCGTATTTCTGTCGAGCGTCATTCACGCCTACGTCGATGACCTGTTCCCCGGCATGGAGGCGGGCGGCTGCTTCCAGTTCCGGGTGACCCGCAACGCCGACCTGTTGGTGGATGAAGAGGACGCGGAAGATCTGCTGGAAGCGTTGGAAGGTGAGCTCAGCCAGCGCCAGTGGGGTGACACCGTGCGGCTCGAGGTTGCGCACAACTGCTCCGAGGCGCTGTGGCAGTACCTGATGGATGAAACCCAGCTCACGGCGGCAGACGTCTATCAGGTCAACGGCCCGGTCAACCTCAGTCGACTGATGGCGGTGCCCGACCTGATTGACCGGCCGGAGCTGAAGTACCCGCCGCACACCCCGCGGGTTCCGAAGGCCCTGAGCGGCGATCTGTTCGCCGCGATCCGTGAACGCGATGTGCTGCTGCATCACCCCTACGACGCGTTTCTGCCGGTGCTGGAGTTGTTGCGTCAATCGGCTCGCGACCCCAAGGTGCTGGCGATCAAGCAGACCCTCTATCGGACCGGTGCAAAGAGTCCGGTGGTCGATGCCCTCTGCGACGCCGCGCGCAATGGCAAGGAGGTCACCGTCGTCATCGAGCTGCGGGCACGGTTTGACGAGGCTGACAACATCGACCTCGCCGAGCGTTTGCAGGAGGTCGGCGCCCACGTGCTCTACGGCGTGGTCGGCTACAAGACCCACGCCAAGATGTGCCTGGTGGTGCGGCGTGAGGAGCCGGGGTCGGATGGCACCGGCGGCCTCCGCTACTACGCTCACCTCGGTACCGGCAACTACCACCCGAAGACCGCGCGCCTGTATACCGACTACGGTTTGTTCACCACTGACCCGGTGATGTGCCGCGATGTGCATGCGGTGTTTCTGCAACTCACCAGTCTCGGCAAGGTGATCAAGCTCAACCGCTTGCTGCAGTCACCGTTCACCCTCAACAAGGGCATGCATGACCGGATCGAGCGAGAGATCGCGCAAGCCCAGGCCGGCAAGCCGGCACGCCTGATCGCGAAGATGAACGCGCTGGTCGAGCCGGAGATTATCCGCAAGCTCTACCAGGCGTCACAGGCGGGGGTACAGGTCGACCTCATCGTGCGTGGCATGTGTTCGCTGCGGCCGGGCGTTCCCGGCATGTCCGAGAACATCCGCGTGCGGTCCATCATCGGCCGGTTTCTGGAGCACCACCGCGTCTTCTACTTCCATAACGGCGGCGCTGCCGAGGTCTGGCTGTCGAGCGCGGACTGGATGGAGCGCAACCTGTTCCGGCGGGTGGAAATCGCCTTCCCGGTGCTCGACAAGGCGCTTCGCAAGCGCCTGGTCGAGCATCTCGAAGCTTACCTTGCCGACACCGCGCAATCCTGGGTGCTGCAGTCCGACGGCACCTATGAACGCCCCGAAGCGGACGACGTTCCGCCGGTGCAGTCGGTGATGATGGAGGGGGGGCTTTAG
- a CDS encoding Ppx/GppA phosphatase family protein, with protein MTRIITPAPVSGSIDVAAVDLGSNSFHMMVARAKGDGELRVIDRLREPVRLAAGLGRDKRLQPEAAARAIACLQRFGQRLQGLPTEQVRVVGTNTLRRMKRSADFIEAAESALGHPLEIISGVEEARLVFGGVTHGMGRELPRRLVVDIGGGSTEVIIGRAARPLLMESVSLGCVVHTQRFFADGVITRARMRKARLAASVELEFLERLYRQAGWDVAIGASGTIRGTWRVMMSQGWCDQAITREGLEKVIDLVIARGHVDLLDFEALRDDRRPVFPGGLAVLAGVFDTLGIERMETSDRALREGVVYDLLGRLSNRDVRSEAVNAMTKRFGVDVRQAADVERTALRLLDQLQAGWQLEPRSCATLLRWAAQLHEIGLTIAHAGYHKHSEYILRHGDLQGFSQTDQQLLAALVRLHRGKFSLQALADVPADWQTPLRRLAVILRLAVLLHRSRSPGLRPPVVTTVARKGLKLGFRSGKWLAQRPLTQADLELEADYLAVTDFKLKLD; from the coding sequence ATGACCCGGATCATCACCCCCGCACCGGTCAGCGGCAGTATCGATGTCGCCGCCGTCGACCTGGGCTCCAACAGTTTCCACATGATGGTCGCCCGCGCCAAAGGCGACGGCGAACTGCGGGTCATCGACCGCCTGCGCGAGCCGGTCCGCCTGGCGGCCGGCCTGGGTCGCGACAAACGCCTGCAACCCGAAGCCGCAGCGCGCGCCATCGCCTGTCTGCAGCGATTCGGCCAGCGCCTGCAGGGCCTGCCGACGGAACAGGTGAGGGTGGTCGGCACCAACACGCTTCGGCGAATGAAACGCAGCGCTGATTTCATCGAGGCAGCCGAGTCCGCGCTCGGGCACCCGCTGGAAATCATCTCCGGCGTGGAGGAAGCGCGCCTGGTCTTCGGCGGTGTCACCCACGGGATGGGACGCGAGCTCCCGCGGCGGCTGGTGGTCGACATTGGCGGCGGCAGCACCGAGGTCATCATCGGCCGCGCGGCCCGGCCACTGCTGATGGAGTCGGTCTCGCTCGGCTGTGTCGTGCACACCCAGCGCTTCTTCGCCGATGGCGTGATCACCCGGGCCCGCATGCGCAAGGCCCGACTGGCTGCCAGCGTCGAACTGGAATTTCTGGAACGGCTGTATCGTCAGGCAGGCTGGGACGTCGCCATCGGTGCTTCCGGCACCATCCGCGGCACCTGGCGCGTGATGATGAGCCAGGGCTGGTGTGACCAGGCCATCACCCGCGAAGGCCTGGAGAAGGTGATCGACCTCGTGATCGCCCGCGGTCACGTCGATCTGCTCGACTTCGAGGCCCTCCGCGACGATCGTCGCCCGGTCTTCCCGGGCGGGCTGGCGGTGCTGGCAGGGGTCTTCGATACTCTCGGCATCGAGCGCATGGAAACCTCCGACCGCGCCCTGCGGGAGGGCGTGGTCTATGACCTGCTGGGCCGACTTTCCAATCGTGATGTCCGCAGCGAAGCGGTCAATGCCATGACCAAGCGCTTTGGCGTTGACGTGCGACAGGCGGCCGATGTGGAGCGGACGGCACTGCGGCTGCTCGACCAGTTACAGGCCGGCTGGCAACTGGAGCCGCGGTCCTGTGCCACCCTGCTGCGCTGGGCGGCACAGCTGCATGAAATCGGTCTGACGATCGCCCATGCCGGTTACCACAAGCACAGCGAGTACATACTGCGTCACGGCGACCTGCAGGGCTTTTCACAAACCGACCAGCAATTGCTGGCGGCGCTGGTCCGTCTGCACCGGGGCAAGTTCTCGCTGCAGGCATTGGCCGATGTTCCGGCCGACTGGCAAACGCCGCTGCGACGACTCGCCGTCATCTTGCGCCTGGCCGTCCTGTTGCACCGCAGCCGCTCGCCGGGCCTGCGTCCCCCCGTGGTGACCACCGTGGCACGCAAGGGCCTGAAGCTCGGGTTTCGCAGCGGCAAGTGGCTGGCGCAACGCCCGCTGACACAGGCCGACCTGGAACTGGAAGCCGACTACCTCGCGGTCACCGACTTCAAACTCAAGCTCGACTAA
- a CDS encoding c-type cytochrome — MKFARWGVIALAAAVMADASAAGDADAGRVKANTCMGCHGIPLYNNAYPTYRVPKIGGLQAEYIEAALKAYRSGERPHPTMHSQAATLSDADIADIAAFIANAPKH; from the coding sequence ATGAAGTTCGCGCGTTGGGGTGTGATCGCCCTTGCCGCTGCGGTCATGGCTGACGCGTCTGCTGCCGGCGACGCCGATGCCGGCCGTGTCAAAGCCAATACCTGCATGGGCTGTCACGGCATCCCGCTGTACAACAATGCCTACCCGACATACCGGGTGCCGAAGATCGGTGGCTTGCAAGCGGAATACATCGAAGCGGCCCTGAAGGCCTATCGCAGCGGCGAACGTCCGCATCCGACGATGCATTCGCAGGCCGCGACATTGAGCGATGCCGACATTGCCGATATCGCCGCATTCATCGCCAATGCACCGAAGCACTGA
- a CDS encoding c-type cytochrome, with amino-acid sequence MSNYLRVAAMTLLMSVGVAQASADAPAQAATCVACHGEAGAKPILPTYPVIAGQYANYIAHALKDYRSGARKNAVMAGIAGVLSDEDIKVLSQYFSQQEGPLYTPSVGQ; translated from the coding sequence ATGAGCAACTATCTTCGCGTCGCCGCCATGACCCTGCTGATGAGCGTGGGCGTGGCGCAGGCCTCCGCCGATGCCCCCGCGCAGGCCGCCACCTGCGTCGCCTGCCACGGCGAAGCCGGCGCCAAGCCGATTCTGCCCACCTATCCCGTGATTGCTGGCCAGTACGCCAACTATATCGCCCACGCCTTGAAGGATTACCGCTCCGGAGCGCGCAAGAATGCGGTGATGGCAGGCATTGCCGGGGTTCTCAGCGATGAGGACATCAAGGTGCTGTCACAGTACTTTTCGCAACAGGAAGGACCGCTGTATACGCCGAGCGTCGGCCAGTAG
- a CDS encoding outer membrane beta-barrel protein yields MYKKLGAALVLGPLMATGALAQEKIFNGYVDLFAIPYSFTEGQDVTGADAEDDGYGLGARSIALVTDWLAISAEYQTVELDATDDNISQLRAGLGYIGAYGGIFVEYTDFDTLGISNDGIGIHARTSYNASRDMNFYGDIGYLMLSNDFQDVEGLEATLGLDFRLTESWVVFADVRYTHLKGDTDDAKIAPLDTRVGIRIPLGV; encoded by the coding sequence ATGTACAAGAAACTGGGTGCCGCGCTGGTGCTGGGGCCGTTGATGGCGACCGGAGCGTTGGCGCAGGAAAAAATCTTCAACGGATACGTCGACCTGTTCGCGATTCCGTATTCGTTTACGGAAGGCCAGGACGTCACAGGCGCGGACGCCGAAGACGACGGTTACGGTCTTGGTGCCCGGTCGATTGCGCTGGTCACCGACTGGTTGGCGATTTCGGCCGAGTATCAGACGGTGGAGCTGGATGCCACTGACGACAACATCAGCCAGTTGCGCGCCGGCCTCGGCTACATCGGGGCCTACGGCGGGATTTTCGTCGAGTACACCGACTTCGATACGCTGGGCATCAGCAACGATGGCATCGGCATCCATGCGCGCACCAGCTACAACGCCTCGCGCGACATGAACTTCTATGGCGATATCGGCTATCTGATGCTGTCCAATGACTTTCAGGATGTCGAGGGCCTGGAGGCGACGCTCGGGCTCGACTTCCGTCTGACCGAAAGCTGGGTGGTGTTTGCCGATGTTCGCTACACCCACCTCAAGGGCGATACCGACGACGCCAAGATTGCGCCGCTGGATACCCGTGTGGGAATCCGCATTCCGCTCGGCGTCTGA
- the rpoD gene encoding RNA polymerase sigma factor RpoD has translation MSKNTDPDLPIAELQAQKQSQIKILIALGKEKGYLTFAEVSDNLPEVIDSEQIEDIISMIQAMGIPVHEDAPDDSEQLFSEPSVVATAEEEEEAAEEAAAAIASSEDQFGRTTDPVRMYMREMGSVELLDREGEIRIAKRIEEGLNEAMFAMAQYPETVAILLEAFAEVGEGNRRLTDVVTGFFDPEELNDDTPPTPPAPAAAKSDDDDSDDDAEEEDDTPTGPDPVVCAENFTELQRLYDEAWDALTKWSSVDTRTHERREAVAHHIMTFKLSPKIVDEITTNLRNKIGQIRDAERQIMKICVADAGMTREEFMRHYREGGITDEEWINKAIRAKRKYSSELNNRKDEIFGLQGSLRQMESDNLLTLDEIKDINRRMNVGDAKARRAKKEMVEANLRLVISIAKKYTNRGLQFLDLIQEGNIGLMKAVDKFEYRRGYKFSTYATWWIRQAITRSIADQARTIRIPVHMIETINKLNRISRQMLQEMGREPTPEELAIKMEMPEDKIRKVLKIAKEPISMETPVGDDEDSHLGDFIEDLNAVSPLETATTQSLSEATHQILASLTPREAKVLRMRFGIDLNTDHTLEEVGKQFDVTRERIRQIEAKALRKLRHPSRANYLRSFLDE, from the coding sequence ATGAGCAAAAACACGGACCCCGACTTGCCGATCGCCGAGTTGCAGGCGCAGAAACAGTCGCAGATCAAAATCCTGATCGCGCTGGGCAAGGAGAAAGGGTACCTCACCTTCGCCGAAGTGTCCGACAACCTGCCGGAAGTCATCGACTCCGAGCAGATCGAAGACATCATCAGCATGATCCAGGCGATGGGCATCCCGGTTCACGAGGACGCCCCCGACGACTCCGAGCAGCTGTTCTCCGAGCCGTCGGTGGTGGCTACCGCCGAAGAAGAGGAAGAGGCCGCCGAGGAAGCCGCTGCCGCCATCGCATCCAGCGAAGACCAGTTCGGTCGCACCACTGACCCCGTGCGCATGTACATGCGCGAGATGGGCTCGGTCGAACTCCTCGACCGCGAGGGCGAGATCCGCATTGCCAAACGGATCGAAGAGGGCCTGAACGAAGCCATGTTTGCCATGGCCCAATACCCGGAAACCGTCGCCATCCTGCTCGAAGCCTTTGCCGAAGTCGGCGAGGGTAATCGTCGCCTGACCGACGTCGTCACCGGCTTCTTCGATCCCGAAGAGCTCAACGATGACACGCCGCCAACGCCGCCGGCGCCTGCAGCCGCCAAGAGCGACGATGATGACAGCGACGACGATGCGGAGGAAGAAGACGATACCCCGACCGGCCCGGATCCGGTGGTCTGCGCCGAGAACTTCACCGAATTGCAGCGCCTGTATGACGAGGCCTGGGACGCGCTGACCAAGTGGAGCAGTGTCGATACCCGTACCCACGAGCGCCGTGAAGCGGTGGCGCATCACATCATGACCTTCAAGCTGTCACCGAAGATCGTCGATGAGATCACCACCAACCTGCGCAACAAGATCGGCCAGATTCGCGATGCCGAGCGGCAGATCATGAAGATCTGCGTGGCCGATGCCGGCATGACCCGTGAAGAGTTCATGCGCCATTACCGCGAGGGCGGCATCACCGATGAGGAGTGGATCAACAAGGCGATCCGCGCCAAGCGCAAGTACTCGTCGGAGCTGAACAACCGCAAGGACGAGATCTTCGGCCTGCAGGGCTCATTGCGGCAGATGGAGTCGGACAACCTGCTGACGCTTGACGAGATCAAGGACATCAACCGGCGGATGAACGTCGGCGACGCCAAGGCCCGTCGCGCCAAGAAGGAAATGGTGGAAGCCAACCTCCGCCTGGTGATCTCGATTGCCAAGAAGTACACCAACCGCGGCCTGCAGTTCCTCGATCTGATCCAGGAGGGCAACATCGGCCTGATGAAGGCCGTCGACAAGTTCGAATACCGTCGCGGCTACAAGTTCTCCACCTATGCCACCTGGTGGATCCGCCAGGCCATCACCCGCTCGATCGCCGACCAGGCACGCACCATCCGCATTCCAGTGCACATGATCGAGACCATCAACAAGCTCAACCGCATTTCGCGGCAGATGCTGCAGGAGATGGGACGCGAACCGACGCCAGAAGAGCTGGCGATCAAGATGGAGATGCCGGAGGACAAGATCCGCAAGGTACTGAAGATCGCCAAGGAACCCATTTCCATGGAGACACCGGTCGGGGACGACGAGGACTCTCACCTGGGCGACTTCATTGAAGACCTCAACGCCGTGTCACCGCTGGAGACCGCCACCACGCAGTCGCTGTCGGAAGCCACTCACCAGATTCTGGCCAGCCTGACCCCACGCGAAGCCAAGGTGCTGCGCATGCGGTTCGGTATCGATCTGAATACCGACCACACGCTGGAAGAGGTCGGCAAGCAGTTCGATGTGACGCGCGAACGCATCCGCCAGATCGAAGCCAAGGCATTGCGCAAGCTCCGCCATCCCAGCCGCGCCAACTACCTGCGGAGCTTCCTCGACGAGTAA